A portion of the Chondrinema litorale genome contains these proteins:
- a CDS encoding glycosyltransferase family 39 protein, with protein sequence MREEIQLQKQYIIFAFLLILGGLFINMGSHPLYHEEPRRAMIAWEMLQHHQWFTPTVSGEFYYKKPAFYNWLIAGVYSIFGVSEFSSRLLSQLAFIGLAFIGFLAGKRYVNTNFGIWNALLMLSCVDIVFYFSVTGAEIDLVFSFIIASMVYLLFKFYDDEKYLLMFTVGYTLAAIGTLTKSLPAIAFVGLTVLILFYYHKDLKRLFSKEHFLGIAIYLLIVGGYFYIHISKNPSGLEGYISDMWKDSSERTVLEKSYTKLIVHLISFPFEVIKNVLPAGLLVLFCLKRDFIKKVKENKFVKYSFFFLIANLPLYYISPGARSRYTYMFFPFIVFILAYFYFQVEDKNSLFEKILKTIATILSILLPLTFIVLIFLPQGEFISNLPFKMALLAAMGAVIAWWHIKKKIHFMLAFVMMIALARIGFDFTVIPYRAAFSSQRVDKDDALAMSEITQNNIVKVYKDTQISLTTIYYFQLFNNRILQVSEDIQPGDLVILDVKYSNNLNYEELYRFQYQDEEMLLAIIK encoded by the coding sequence ATGCGAGAAGAAATCCAACTTCAAAAACAATATATAATATTTGCTTTTCTACTAATTCTTGGAGGGCTATTTATAAACATGGGCAGCCATCCTCTTTACCACGAAGAACCCCGCAGAGCTATGATAGCGTGGGAAATGCTGCAACATCATCAGTGGTTTACACCTACTGTATCAGGCGAGTTTTATTACAAAAAACCAGCATTTTATAACTGGCTAATAGCAGGAGTTTATAGCATCTTTGGAGTGAGTGAATTTAGTTCAAGACTATTATCTCAACTGGCATTTATTGGCTTGGCATTTATTGGCTTTTTAGCCGGCAAAAGATATGTAAACACAAACTTTGGCATTTGGAATGCGCTTCTTATGCTTTCTTGCGTTGATATCGTTTTTTACTTTAGTGTAACTGGCGCTGAGATTGATCTGGTGTTTTCATTCATCATTGCATCAATGGTATATCTACTATTTAAGTTTTATGATGATGAAAAGTATCTTTTAATGTTTACTGTTGGCTATACATTGGCCGCCATTGGAACACTTACTAAATCTCTACCTGCCATTGCATTTGTAGGTCTTACTGTATTGATCTTGTTCTATTACCATAAAGATTTAAAAAGGCTTTTTTCCAAAGAACATTTCTTAGGCATAGCAATTTACCTATTAATTGTAGGCGGATACTTTTACATTCATATCAGTAAAAATCCATCAGGTTTAGAAGGATACATAAGTGATATGTGGAAAGATTCTAGTGAGCGGACAGTATTAGAAAAAAGCTATACTAAACTTATTGTACATTTAATCTCTTTCCCGTTTGAGGTAATAAAAAATGTGCTGCCGGCAGGGCTTTTGGTTCTTTTCTGTTTAAAAAGAGATTTTATAAAAAAAGTCAAAGAAAATAAGTTTGTGAAATATAGTTTCTTCTTTCTAATTGCCAACTTACCATTATACTATATTTCTCCAGGAGCAAGATCGAGATATACTTACATGTTCTTTCCTTTTATCGTATTTATTCTGGCATATTTTTACTTTCAAGTAGAAGATAAAAATTCGCTTTTCGAAAAGATACTAAAAACGATTGCAACCATACTATCCATTCTGTTACCACTCACTTTTATTGTACTTATTTTCTTACCTCAAGGAGAATTTATATCTAATTTACCATTTAAAATGGCCTTGTTAGCAGCAATGGGAGCAGTTATAGCATGGTGGCATATCAAAAAGAAAATACATTTTATGCTGGCATTTGTAATGATGATTGCCTTAGCCAGAATCGGATTCGACTTTACAGTAATTCCATACAGAGCTGCATTTTCTTCACAAAGAGTTGATAAGGATGATGCACTCGCAATGAGTGAAATTACCCAAAACAACATTGTTAAGGTGTACAAAGACACTCAAATTTCTCTAACAACCATCTACTACTTCCAACTTTTTAACAATAGAATACTACAGGTATCAGAAGATATCCAACCCGGCGATTTGGTAATACTAGATGTAAAATATAGCAACAACCTCAATTACGAAGAGCTTTATCGCTTTCAGTATCAAGACGAAGAAATGTTACTGGC
- a CDS encoding 7TM diverse intracellular signaling domain-containing protein has translation MKKKLLFYILFFNIFLANASSNGNLNVVEAFVIENEEDNYNHLETYLYCLVDSTNSIVVEDILNSQYNFVPHNQLFETQKANPDYALWGYIRLVNPKRHKIKTILNTSSIGTNYVDVYYRDIDGNLIHKKTGEYVPYDEKDIKNSRSNKVNLEISAGTYIDVYFRIKNKDNRTPRFQISLESNNSFHRSIESRNIFQGVFLGVISIMVLYNFFLYFFSKDKAYIYYAMYIASTIFYFIYHYGFALTTFAQDIPELNAYIYVFTGVATVYFFQFIRKFMDTAQLIPVWDKILLWVIRIRSSIIVLELSILATTFNYDLVASISTNTLLIIVLFSSVLLIVLLKTRSSIALYLIFGTMSLKIMALVATYLLYYWEISNAIGFIQLGIILEILLFSLGLGYRFKINDEQRIIDQQKLIQQLQDSEKKRTQLNKELEHINHELEGKVQERTEKIREHQQEIAIQAKELVEMNWELYEKNDRLYKINYDMELANKALKSKNKELEILNEKLNKTLAQLKAAQVQLIQSEKMASVGLLTAGIAHEINNPINFVYAGADTLQMVLKDLMEVLDQYDKITPENSYDEIVSFLEDMKRLKNDLEFEENKEDAYNLLNDIREGAERTAEIVRGLRVFSRLDEDELKTANIHDGIESTLTLLRNQIKTSIEVVKEYDKNMPPVECYPGQLNQVFMNILVNAVHAIKDGPNNEIGKISIKTVAHSMVLADKYADIADDGYLEIIIEDNGNGIPEDVQERIFEPFYTTKQVGEGTGLGLSISHSIIQKHNGDIKLESETGKGARFIIKLPIKQA, from the coding sequence ATGAAAAAAAAGTTACTCTTTTATATATTATTTTTCAATATTTTTCTGGCAAACGCTTCATCAAATGGCAACCTCAATGTTGTTGAAGCATTTGTTATTGAAAATGAGGAAGACAACTATAATCATTTAGAAACCTACCTCTATTGTTTAGTAGATAGCACTAATTCGATTGTAGTTGAAGACATTCTCAATAGTCAATACAATTTTGTCCCCCATAATCAGCTATTTGAAACCCAAAAAGCTAACCCAGATTATGCATTATGGGGCTATATCAGACTGGTAAACCCTAAGCGACATAAAATAAAAACCATTCTCAATACATCTTCAATAGGCACAAACTATGTGGATGTTTACTACAGAGATATAGATGGGAACCTAATCCATAAGAAAACTGGCGAATATGTTCCTTATGATGAAAAAGACATTAAAAACTCTAGAAGCAATAAAGTAAACCTCGAAATTTCTGCAGGTACTTATATTGATGTATACTTTCGTATAAAAAATAAAGATAATAGAACACCAAGATTTCAAATCTCTTTAGAATCTAACAATAGTTTTCACAGAAGTATAGAATCTCGAAATATCTTCCAAGGAGTGTTTTTAGGAGTGATATCGATAATGGTTCTTTACAATTTCTTTCTCTATTTTTTTAGTAAAGACAAAGCCTACATCTACTATGCAATGTATATTGCAAGTACCATCTTCTATTTTATTTACCATTATGGTTTTGCTTTAACAACTTTTGCACAAGATATACCTGAGCTCAATGCCTATATTTATGTATTTACCGGAGTTGCAACTGTCTATTTCTTTCAGTTTATCAGAAAGTTTATGGATACAGCTCAGCTTATACCTGTATGGGATAAGATATTACTTTGGGTTATTAGGATAAGATCGAGCATTATTGTTTTAGAACTAAGTATTCTTGCAACCACATTTAATTACGATTTGGTTGCCTCAATTAGCACAAACACTTTATTAATAATAGTACTTTTCTCAAGCGTACTATTAATAGTATTGCTAAAAACCAGAAGTAGCATTGCATTATATCTGATTTTTGGAACCATGTCTTTAAAAATCATGGCATTGGTTGCTACTTATCTTCTGTATTATTGGGAAATCAGCAATGCAATTGGCTTTATACAATTAGGTATTATTCTAGAAATACTTCTTTTCTCACTTGGTCTTGGGTATCGCTTTAAGATTAATGATGAGCAAAGAATTATAGATCAACAAAAATTGATACAACAGCTACAAGATAGCGAGAAGAAAAGAACACAGCTTAACAAAGAGCTGGAGCACATTAACCATGAGTTAGAAGGTAAAGTACAAGAAAGAACTGAAAAAATCAGAGAACACCAACAGGAAATAGCTATACAGGCAAAAGAACTGGTTGAAATGAACTGGGAGCTTTATGAAAAAAATGACAGACTCTATAAAATCAATTACGATATGGAGCTGGCTAATAAAGCACTCAAATCTAAAAATAAAGAGCTTGAAATTCTGAATGAAAAACTGAATAAAACATTAGCACAATTGAAGGCTGCTCAGGTACAATTAATTCAATCTGAAAAAATGGCATCTGTCGGTTTGCTAACAGCAGGTATCGCCCATGAAATAAACAACCCTATCAACTTTGTTTATGCTGGTGCAGATACTTTACAAATGGTACTAAAAGATTTAATGGAGGTTTTAGACCAATACGATAAAATCACTCCGGAAAACAGTTATGATGAGATTGTTTCATTCTTAGAAGATATGAAACGCCTCAAAAACGATCTCGAGTTCGAAGAAAACAAAGAAGACGCTTATAACTTATTAAACGACATTAGAGAAGGAGCTGAAAGAACCGCCGAAATTGTTAGAGGCTTAAGGGTATTTTCAAGACTTGATGAAGACGAATTAAAAACTGCCAATATCCACGATGGAATAGAATCTACGCTTACACTCTTAAGAAACCAGATAAAAACCAGTATAGAAGTAGTTAAAGAGTATGATAAAAACATGCCACCTGTAGAATGCTATCCTGGACAGTTAAACCAAGTATTCATGAATATTTTGGTTAATGCAGTTCATGCTATTAAAGATGGACCTAATAACGAAATAGGCAAAATCTCAATCAAGACTGTCGCACATTCTATGGTACTTGCAGATAAGTATGCAGATATTGCTGATGATGGTTATCTGGAAATAATCATAGAAGACAATGGTAATGGCATTCCAGAAGATGTTCAAGAAAGAATATTTGAGCCCTTCTACACTACTAAACAAGTTGGTGAAGGAACAGGACTAGGACTTTCAATTAGTCATAGCATTATACAAAAACACAATGGCGATATTAAGCTTGAAAGTGAAACCGGAAAAGGAGCCCGTTTTATTATTAAGTTACCCATAAAACAGGCTTAA
- a CDS encoding alpha-L-fucosidase encodes MIFAISSNLTAQIKIKRNKPEREAWFSSLGFGMFIHWSLDAQVGSVISHSMVGASEDYIDFYIKNLPTTFNPHKFNPDDWAALAKLAGMKYVVFTAKHHSGFCMYDTKTTDFSIMNTPFGKDVTKEIIDAFRKQGIAIGLYFSPDDFYFIHNQGIPVSRKDEKVLISNNKELMDYDKKQLKEMLTQYGKIDILFIDGMDEQSNLLAVHAWDIDPDLVVTRGGMETPEQNLPNSPIPGPWEACFTMGTQWQYKPTNESYKSGTDIINMLIEIRAKGGNLLMNVGPDPYGEIPQEQDDRLREAALWNLVNHEALYGVIPFDIIKENNFWFVKSEETPSTVYAFLTDETLKHGERKEFLIKSLQGNAQTKVSVLGHAGKIVNYQPDKDATPFCVPTDRGLLVSVMRAQRIYNNYQWPNPIVIKIENAAYKDSE; translated from the coding sequence ATGATTTTTGCGATATCATCAAATTTAACTGCACAAATAAAAATCAAGCGAAATAAACCAGAAAGAGAAGCATGGTTTTCTTCTTTAGGTTTTGGAATGTTTATACATTGGAGTTTAGATGCTCAGGTTGGATCAGTAATAAGCCATTCAATGGTTGGTGCTTCTGAAGATTATATTGATTTTTATATTAAAAATCTGCCAACAACTTTTAATCCTCATAAATTTAATCCTGACGATTGGGCAGCATTAGCAAAATTAGCAGGGATGAAGTATGTAGTATTTACAGCAAAACATCATTCAGGTTTTTGTATGTATGATACTAAAACCACAGATTTTAGCATAATGAATACTCCTTTTGGAAAGGATGTTACAAAAGAAATTATAGATGCTTTTAGAAAACAAGGAATAGCTATTGGCTTATATTTTTCTCCTGATGATTTCTACTTTATTCATAATCAAGGAATTCCTGTAAGTAGGAAAGATGAAAAGGTATTGATTAGCAATAATAAGGAGTTAATGGATTATGATAAAAAGCAATTAAAAGAAATGCTTACTCAATATGGCAAGATTGATATTTTGTTTATTGATGGAATGGATGAACAGAGTAATCTATTGGCTGTGCATGCTTGGGATATTGATCCAGATTTAGTTGTAACAAGAGGAGGGATGGAAACACCTGAGCAAAACTTACCTAATTCACCAATTCCCGGGCCATGGGAAGCTTGTTTTACCATGGGCACACAATGGCAGTATAAACCTACAAATGAATCTTACAAAAGTGGAACAGACATTATCAATATGTTGATTGAGATTAGAGCAAAAGGAGGAAACCTGTTGATGAATGTAGGTCCTGATCCTTATGGAGAAATTCCACAGGAACAAGATGACAGATTAAGAGAAGCAGCCCTTTGGAATTTAGTAAATCATGAAGCATTATATGGGGTAATACCTTTTGATATTATAAAAGAAAATAATTTCTGGTTTGTAAAATCTGAAGAAACACCATCTACTGTATATGCCTTTCTCACAGATGAAACATTAAAACATGGTGAAAGAAAGGAGTTTTTAATTAAAAGTTTGCAAGGAAATGCCCAAACAAAAGTAAGTGTACTTGGCCATGCAGGTAAAATTGTAAACTATCAGCCAGATAAAGACGCAACACCATTTTGTGTGCCAACAGATAGAGGATTGTTAGTTAGTGTAATGCGTGCACAAAGAATTTATAATAACTATCAATGGCCTAATCCTATCGTAATTAAAATTGAAAATGCAGCTTACAAAGATAGCGAGTAG